A section of the Malus sylvestris chromosome 17, drMalSylv7.2, whole genome shotgun sequence genome encodes:
- the LOC126610356 gene encoding uncharacterized protein LOC126610356 isoform X3: MALHLSPIKPHLFNHSRSVRSENRQKTIANVHKPSRCSTNEQGIYGFSTKIHVLGLLVRCYNSSTWSSSWTSSSTACTAYSRQTTCENGASVASTRNHENEFNRVNCLEWVLHESARSFSVAVESLELPGSGPELAMAWSGKDVHQWHKRISYQVAVYSLLKTAIEVEILLSSERHCSAFPVRDILTPKIDLIGEYIESQLNMRHSELVEWFRVVEQPLIAGFFTPLLRKWSMEYAGSGVAGMVVAISCCAAVAKLGYGRVKCPYFAFSLGDVIVELMDHSHSLVSVERLHNLATEAGFELDFLSHFGRKVLLSNKSEEVEFWIGLAYKKLSTAFNKESMILGKQNFHHKVQGDTLAILGLFAYLGRRTRLFLSRMGIKDLDELVKDFLSYLECGSLFIHPELSSIAVYQHFMEVVTDEIGWLDFYAACPPKRSQERRKGKLHAIQAEKEIALSAVFTVCYDVFSGFAHFSRSTQQSLDTHLLDFLLHSQSLLTVCLEDYWAAYDKSCSELFKITEPGARRTSFVGSIVASKLSVTMEAQQEPSILTTSEDCQNYNPQRRLNLRKDSPSPGTETISSMEEGSATKAKYHQRSLVRKYSNKLVSTSSDILMGTQLLIIDITTSAELLLKQLRGHKVTRLERKKLKRTLNDITSLIPVTILMLLPVSAVGHAAMLAAINKYIPGLIPSPYSSERLDVVKQLKRTKKMEVIRTWNNLEDPSSRITFRRIKVKCRDKNKHIPCEAHKHISNEKRSFLAEDKNLVHKR, from the exons ATGGCTCTCCATTTGTCTCCCATCAAACCTCACCTCTTTAACCACTc AAGATCTGTCAGATCAGAAAACCGGCAAAAGACAATTGCCAATGTGCATAAGCCTTCAAGGTGCAGCACAAATGAACAAGGAATCTATGGCTTTTCGACAAAAATTCATGTGCTTGGTTTATTGGTTAGGTGTTACAATTCGTCGACGTGGTCTTCATCTTGGACCTCATCATCTACAGCTTGTACAGCTTATTCTCGTCAAACAACTTGTGAGAATGGTGCCTCAGTGGCTAGTACTCGGAATCATGAAAACGAATTTAATCGGGTTAATTGCCTCGAATGGGTCTTACATGAATCAGCTAGGAGCTTCTCCGTTGCAGTTGAGTCACTTGAATTGCCAGGAAGCGGTCCAGAGCTTGCAATGGCATGGTCTGGGAAGGATGTCCATCAATGGCATAAGCGGATTTCTTACCAG GTTGCAGTTTACTCTTTGTTGAAAACAGCAATCGAAGTAGAAATCTTGCTTTCCAGTGAACGTCATTGCAGCGCTTTTCCAGTTAGAGATAT ATTGACCCCAAAGATTGATTTGATTGGTGAATACATCGAGAGTCAATTGAACATGAGGCACTCAGAATTAGTTGAATGGTTTAGAGTGGTGGAACAGCCGCTTATTGCAGGATTTTTCACTCCCTTGTTGAGGAAGTGGTCTATGGAATATGCAGGAAG TGGTGTTGCAGGGATGGTTGTGGCTATAAGCTGCTGTGCTGCAGTGGCTAAATTGGGTTACGGTCGTGTTAAGTGCCCTTATTTTGCATTTTCACTTGGTGATGTAATTGTAGAGCTCATGGATCACTCACACAGTCTTGTGTCAGTGGAAAGACTACATAACTTAGCTACCGAGGCAGGGTTTGAATTGGATTTCCTGTCCCATTTCGGTAGAAAGGTTCTGCTGAGCAACAAAAGTGAAGAGGTAGAATTTTGGATTGGGTTGGCTTATAAAAAACTATCAACGGCATTCAACAAAGAAAGTATGATCCTAGGCAAGCAGAATTTTCATCACAAG GTTCAAGGAGATACTTTGGCTATCTTAGGACTTTTTGCATATCTTGGGAGAAGGACTAGATTATTCTTGTCAAGGATGGGCATAAAGGATCTTGATGAGCTAGTTAAGGACTTCCTCAG CTACTTGGAGTGTGGTAGCCTTTTCATTCACCCAGAGCTTTCTTCCATAGCAGTTTATCAACACTTCATGGAG GTGGTGACTGATGAAATTGGATGGCTTGATTTCTATGCTGCATGTCCTCCGAAAAGAAGTCAAGAGAGGCGAAAAGGCAAACTGCATGCCATCCAGGCAGAGAAAGAGATTGCTCTGTCTGCTGTTTTTACTGTATGCTATGATGTTTTCTCTGGGTTTGCTCACTTCAGTCGTTCAACTCAACAGTCCTTAGACACTCATTTGCTAGACTTCTTGCTCCACAG CCAGAGCTTGCTAACTGTTTGTTTGGAAGACTACTGGGCTGCTTATGATAAATCATG caGTGAGTTGTTTAAGATTACAGAACCTGGTGCTCGTCGCACATCATTTGTAGGATCCATAGTTGCATCCAAGTTATCTGTAACAATGGAGGCGCAACAAGAGCCAAGTATCTTGACAACGTCAGAAGATTGTCAAAATTATAATCCTCAACGCAGGCTTAACCTGAGAAAG GATTCCCCCTCTCCCGGGACGGAAACTATAAGCTCTATGGAGGAGGGAAGTGCCACGAAAGCAAAATATCATCAGCGAAGTTTAGTTAGGAAGTATAGCAACAAGCTGGTATCTACAAGCTCC gatATATTGATGGGTACTCAGTTGCTTATCATAGACATAACGACTTCCGCAGAGCTACTCCTCAAACAATTGCGTGGCCACAAGGTTACAAGGCTGgaaagaaaaaagttgaaaagaaCGCTAAATGACATTACTTCACTTATACCAGTTACAATTCTCATGTTACTTCCT GTATCAGCTGTAGGTCATGCTGCCATGCTAGCAGCAATCAACAAGTACATACCTGGCCTG ATTCCATCTCCATATTCTTCGGAGCGGCTGGATGTCGTGAAACAACTAAAGAGAACCAAGAAGATGGAAGTAATTAGGACATGGAACAACCTTGAAGATCCATCTTCTAGAATAAC GTTTAGGAGGATCAAAGTCAAATGTCGTGACAAGAACAAGCACATTCCATGTGAGGCACATAAGCACATCTCCAACGAAAAAAGATCGTTCTTGGCTGAGGACAAGAATCTGGTGCACAAAAGGTAG
- the LOC126610356 gene encoding uncharacterized protein LOC126610356 isoform X4, translating to MALHLSPIKPHLFNHSRRSVRSENRQKTIANVHKPSRCSTNEQGIYGFSTKIHVLGLLVRCYNSSTWSSSWTSSSTACTAYSRQTTCENGASVASTRNHENEFNRVNCLEWVLHESARSFSVAVESLELPGSGPELAMAWSGKDVHQWHKRISYQVAVYSLLKTAIEVEILLSSERHCSAFPVRDILTPKIDLIGEYIESQLNMRHSELVEWFRVVEQPLIAGFFTPLLRKWSMEYAGSGVAGMVVAISCCAAVAKLGYGRVKCPYFAFSLGDVIVELMDHSHSLVSVERLHNLATEAGFELDFLSHFGRKVLLSNKSEEVEFWIGLAYKKLSTAFNKESMILGKQNFHHKVQGDTLAILGLFAYLGRRTRLFLSRMGIKDLDELVKDFLSYLECGSLFIHPELSSIAVYQHFMEVVTDEIGWLDFYAACPPKRSQERRKGKLHAIQAEKEIALSAVFTVCYDVFSGFAHFSRSTQQSLDTHLLDFLLHSQSLLTVCLEDYWAAYDKSWYYLSGSIVASKLSVTMEAQQEPSILTTSEDCQNYNPQRRLNLRKDSPSPGTETISSMEEGSATKAKYHQRSLVRKYSNKLVSTSSDILMGTQLLIIDITTSAELLLKQLRGHKVTRLERKKLKRTLNDITSLIPVTILMLLPVSAVGHAAMLAAINKYIPGLIPSPYSSERLDVVKQLKRTKKMEVIRTWNNLEDPSSRITFRRIKVKCRDKNKHIPCEAHKHISNEKRSFLAEDKNLVHKR from the exons ATGGCTCTCCATTTGTCTCCCATCAAACCTCACCTCTTTAACCACTc AAGAAGATCTGTCAGATCAGAAAACCGGCAAAAGACAATTGCCAATGTGCATAAGCCTTCAAGGTGCAGCACAAATGAACAAGGAATCTATGGCTTTTCGACAAAAATTCATGTGCTTGGTTTATTGGTTAGGTGTTACAATTCGTCGACGTGGTCTTCATCTTGGACCTCATCATCTACAGCTTGTACAGCTTATTCTCGTCAAACAACTTGTGAGAATGGTGCCTCAGTGGCTAGTACTCGGAATCATGAAAACGAATTTAATCGGGTTAATTGCCTCGAATGGGTCTTACATGAATCAGCTAGGAGCTTCTCCGTTGCAGTTGAGTCACTTGAATTGCCAGGAAGCGGTCCAGAGCTTGCAATGGCATGGTCTGGGAAGGATGTCCATCAATGGCATAAGCGGATTTCTTACCAG GTTGCAGTTTACTCTTTGTTGAAAACAGCAATCGAAGTAGAAATCTTGCTTTCCAGTGAACGTCATTGCAGCGCTTTTCCAGTTAGAGATAT ATTGACCCCAAAGATTGATTTGATTGGTGAATACATCGAGAGTCAATTGAACATGAGGCACTCAGAATTAGTTGAATGGTTTAGAGTGGTGGAACAGCCGCTTATTGCAGGATTTTTCACTCCCTTGTTGAGGAAGTGGTCTATGGAATATGCAGGAAG TGGTGTTGCAGGGATGGTTGTGGCTATAAGCTGCTGTGCTGCAGTGGCTAAATTGGGTTACGGTCGTGTTAAGTGCCCTTATTTTGCATTTTCACTTGGTGATGTAATTGTAGAGCTCATGGATCACTCACACAGTCTTGTGTCAGTGGAAAGACTACATAACTTAGCTACCGAGGCAGGGTTTGAATTGGATTTCCTGTCCCATTTCGGTAGAAAGGTTCTGCTGAGCAACAAAAGTGAAGAGGTAGAATTTTGGATTGGGTTGGCTTATAAAAAACTATCAACGGCATTCAACAAAGAAAGTATGATCCTAGGCAAGCAGAATTTTCATCACAAG GTTCAAGGAGATACTTTGGCTATCTTAGGACTTTTTGCATATCTTGGGAGAAGGACTAGATTATTCTTGTCAAGGATGGGCATAAAGGATCTTGATGAGCTAGTTAAGGACTTCCTCAG CTACTTGGAGTGTGGTAGCCTTTTCATTCACCCAGAGCTTTCTTCCATAGCAGTTTATCAACACTTCATGGAG GTGGTGACTGATGAAATTGGATGGCTTGATTTCTATGCTGCATGTCCTCCGAAAAGAAGTCAAGAGAGGCGAAAAGGCAAACTGCATGCCATCCAGGCAGAGAAAGAGATTGCTCTGTCTGCTGTTTTTACTGTATGCTATGATGTTTTCTCTGGGTTTGCTCACTTCAGTCGTTCAACTCAACAGTCCTTAGACACTCATTTGCTAGACTTCTTGCTCCACAG CCAGAGCTTGCTAACTGTTTGTTTGGAAGACTACTGGGCTGCTTATGATAAATCATGGTATTATCTCTCTG GATCCATAGTTGCATCCAAGTTATCTGTAACAATGGAGGCGCAACAAGAGCCAAGTATCTTGACAACGTCAGAAGATTGTCAAAATTATAATCCTCAACGCAGGCTTAACCTGAGAAAG GATTCCCCCTCTCCCGGGACGGAAACTATAAGCTCTATGGAGGAGGGAAGTGCCACGAAAGCAAAATATCATCAGCGAAGTTTAGTTAGGAAGTATAGCAACAAGCTGGTATCTACAAGCTCC gatATATTGATGGGTACTCAGTTGCTTATCATAGACATAACGACTTCCGCAGAGCTACTCCTCAAACAATTGCGTGGCCACAAGGTTACAAGGCTGgaaagaaaaaagttgaaaagaaCGCTAAATGACATTACTTCACTTATACCAGTTACAATTCTCATGTTACTTCCT GTATCAGCTGTAGGTCATGCTGCCATGCTAGCAGCAATCAACAAGTACATACCTGGCCTG ATTCCATCTCCATATTCTTCGGAGCGGCTGGATGTCGTGAAACAACTAAAGAGAACCAAGAAGATGGAAGTAATTAGGACATGGAACAACCTTGAAGATCCATCTTCTAGAATAAC GTTTAGGAGGATCAAAGTCAAATGTCGTGACAAGAACAAGCACATTCCATGTGAGGCACATAAGCACATCTCCAACGAAAAAAGATCGTTCTTGGCTGAGGACAAGAATCTGGTGCACAAAAGGTAG
- the LOC126610356 gene encoding uncharacterized protein LOC126610356 isoform X6 gives MALHLSPIKPHLFNHSCYNSSTWSSSWTSSSTACTAYSRQTTCENGASVASTRNHENEFNRVNCLEWVLHESARSFSVAVESLELPGSGPELAMAWSGKDVHQWHKRISYQVAVYSLLKTAIEVEILLSSERHCSAFPVRDILTPKIDLIGEYIESQLNMRHSELVEWFRVVEQPLIAGFFTPLLRKWSMEYAGSGVAGMVVAISCCAAVAKLGYGRVKCPYFAFSLGDVIVELMDHSHSLVSVERLHNLATEAGFELDFLSHFGRKVLLSNKSEEVEFWIGLAYKKLSTAFNKESMILGKQNFHHKVQGDTLAILGLFAYLGRRTRLFLSRMGIKDLDELVKDFLSYLECGSLFIHPELSSIAVYQHFMEVVTDEIGWLDFYAACPPKRSQERRKGKLHAIQAEKEIALSAVFTVCYDVFSGFAHFSRSTQQSLDTHLLDFLLHSQSLLTVCLEDYWAAYDKSCSELFKITEPGARRTSFVGSIVASKLSVTMEAQQEPSILTTSEDCQNYNPQRRLNLRKDSPSPGTETISSMEEGSATKAKYHQRSLVRKYSNKLVSTSSDILMGTQLLIIDITTSAELLLKQLRGHKVTRLERKKLKRTLNDITSLIPVTILMLLPVSAVGHAAMLAAINKYIPGLIPSPYSSERLDVVKQLKRTKKMEVIRTWNNLEDPSSRITFRRIKVKCRDKNKHIPCEAHKHISNEKRSFLAEDKNLVHKR, from the exons ATGGCTCTCCATTTGTCTCCCATCAAACCTCACCTCTTTAACCACTc GTGTTACAATTCGTCGACGTGGTCTTCATCTTGGACCTCATCATCTACAGCTTGTACAGCTTATTCTCGTCAAACAACTTGTGAGAATGGTGCCTCAGTGGCTAGTACTCGGAATCATGAAAACGAATTTAATCGGGTTAATTGCCTCGAATGGGTCTTACATGAATCAGCTAGGAGCTTCTCCGTTGCAGTTGAGTCACTTGAATTGCCAGGAAGCGGTCCAGAGCTTGCAATGGCATGGTCTGGGAAGGATGTCCATCAATGGCATAAGCGGATTTCTTACCAG GTTGCAGTTTACTCTTTGTTGAAAACAGCAATCGAAGTAGAAATCTTGCTTTCCAGTGAACGTCATTGCAGCGCTTTTCCAGTTAGAGATAT ATTGACCCCAAAGATTGATTTGATTGGTGAATACATCGAGAGTCAATTGAACATGAGGCACTCAGAATTAGTTGAATGGTTTAGAGTGGTGGAACAGCCGCTTATTGCAGGATTTTTCACTCCCTTGTTGAGGAAGTGGTCTATGGAATATGCAGGAAG TGGTGTTGCAGGGATGGTTGTGGCTATAAGCTGCTGTGCTGCAGTGGCTAAATTGGGTTACGGTCGTGTTAAGTGCCCTTATTTTGCATTTTCACTTGGTGATGTAATTGTAGAGCTCATGGATCACTCACACAGTCTTGTGTCAGTGGAAAGACTACATAACTTAGCTACCGAGGCAGGGTTTGAATTGGATTTCCTGTCCCATTTCGGTAGAAAGGTTCTGCTGAGCAACAAAAGTGAAGAGGTAGAATTTTGGATTGGGTTGGCTTATAAAAAACTATCAACGGCATTCAACAAAGAAAGTATGATCCTAGGCAAGCAGAATTTTCATCACAAG GTTCAAGGAGATACTTTGGCTATCTTAGGACTTTTTGCATATCTTGGGAGAAGGACTAGATTATTCTTGTCAAGGATGGGCATAAAGGATCTTGATGAGCTAGTTAAGGACTTCCTCAG CTACTTGGAGTGTGGTAGCCTTTTCATTCACCCAGAGCTTTCTTCCATAGCAGTTTATCAACACTTCATGGAG GTGGTGACTGATGAAATTGGATGGCTTGATTTCTATGCTGCATGTCCTCCGAAAAGAAGTCAAGAGAGGCGAAAAGGCAAACTGCATGCCATCCAGGCAGAGAAAGAGATTGCTCTGTCTGCTGTTTTTACTGTATGCTATGATGTTTTCTCTGGGTTTGCTCACTTCAGTCGTTCAACTCAACAGTCCTTAGACACTCATTTGCTAGACTTCTTGCTCCACAG CCAGAGCTTGCTAACTGTTTGTTTGGAAGACTACTGGGCTGCTTATGATAAATCATG caGTGAGTTGTTTAAGATTACAGAACCTGGTGCTCGTCGCACATCATTTGTAGGATCCATAGTTGCATCCAAGTTATCTGTAACAATGGAGGCGCAACAAGAGCCAAGTATCTTGACAACGTCAGAAGATTGTCAAAATTATAATCCTCAACGCAGGCTTAACCTGAGAAAG GATTCCCCCTCTCCCGGGACGGAAACTATAAGCTCTATGGAGGAGGGAAGTGCCACGAAAGCAAAATATCATCAGCGAAGTTTAGTTAGGAAGTATAGCAACAAGCTGGTATCTACAAGCTCC gatATATTGATGGGTACTCAGTTGCTTATCATAGACATAACGACTTCCGCAGAGCTACTCCTCAAACAATTGCGTGGCCACAAGGTTACAAGGCTGgaaagaaaaaagttgaaaagaaCGCTAAATGACATTACTTCACTTATACCAGTTACAATTCTCATGTTACTTCCT GTATCAGCTGTAGGTCATGCTGCCATGCTAGCAGCAATCAACAAGTACATACCTGGCCTG ATTCCATCTCCATATTCTTCGGAGCGGCTGGATGTCGTGAAACAACTAAAGAGAACCAAGAAGATGGAAGTAATTAGGACATGGAACAACCTTGAAGATCCATCTTCTAGAATAAC GTTTAGGAGGATCAAAGTCAAATGTCGTGACAAGAACAAGCACATTCCATGTGAGGCACATAAGCACATCTCCAACGAAAAAAGATCGTTCTTGGCTGAGGACAAGAATCTGGTGCACAAAAGGTAG
- the LOC126610356 gene encoding uncharacterized protein LOC126610356 isoform X1 has translation MALHLSPIKPHLFNHSRRSVRSENRQKTIANVHKPSRCSTNEQGIYGFSTKIHVLGLLVRCYNSSTWSSSWTSSSTACTAYSRQTTCENGASVASTRNHENEFNRVNCLEWVLHESARSFSVAVESLELPGSGPELAMAWSGKDVHQWHKRISYQVAVYSLLKTAIEVEILLSSERHCSAFPVRDILTPKIDLIGEYIESQLNMRHSELVEWFRVVEQPLIAGFFTPLLRKWSMEYAGSGVAGMVVAISCCAAVAKLGYGRVKCPYFAFSLGDVIVELMDHSHSLVSVERLHNLATEAGFELDFLSHFGRKVLLSNKSEEVEFWIGLAYKKLSTAFNKESMILGKQNFHHKVQGDTLAILGLFAYLGRRTRLFLSRMGIKDLDELVKDFLSYLECGSLFIHPELSSIAVYQHFMEVVTDEIGWLDFYAACPPKRSQERRKGKLHAIQAEKEIALSAVFTVCYDVFSGFAHFSRSTQQSLDTHLLDFLLHSQSLLTVCLEDYWAAYDKSCSELFKITEPGARRTSFVGSIVASKLSVTMEAQQEPSILTTSEDCQNYNPQRRLNLRKDSPSPGTETISSMEEGSATKAKYHQRSLVRKYSNKLVSTSSDILMGTQLLIIDITTSAELLLKQLRGHKVTRLERKKLKRTLNDITSLIPVTILMLLPVSAVGHAAMLAAINKYIPGLIPSPYSSERLDVVKQLKRTKKMEVIRTWNNLEDPSSRITFRRIKVKCRDKNKHIPCEAHKHISNEKRSFLAEDKNLVHKR, from the exons ATGGCTCTCCATTTGTCTCCCATCAAACCTCACCTCTTTAACCACTc AAGAAGATCTGTCAGATCAGAAAACCGGCAAAAGACAATTGCCAATGTGCATAAGCCTTCAAGGTGCAGCACAAATGAACAAGGAATCTATGGCTTTTCGACAAAAATTCATGTGCTTGGTTTATTGGTTAGGTGTTACAATTCGTCGACGTGGTCTTCATCTTGGACCTCATCATCTACAGCTTGTACAGCTTATTCTCGTCAAACAACTTGTGAGAATGGTGCCTCAGTGGCTAGTACTCGGAATCATGAAAACGAATTTAATCGGGTTAATTGCCTCGAATGGGTCTTACATGAATCAGCTAGGAGCTTCTCCGTTGCAGTTGAGTCACTTGAATTGCCAGGAAGCGGTCCAGAGCTTGCAATGGCATGGTCTGGGAAGGATGTCCATCAATGGCATAAGCGGATTTCTTACCAG GTTGCAGTTTACTCTTTGTTGAAAACAGCAATCGAAGTAGAAATCTTGCTTTCCAGTGAACGTCATTGCAGCGCTTTTCCAGTTAGAGATAT ATTGACCCCAAAGATTGATTTGATTGGTGAATACATCGAGAGTCAATTGAACATGAGGCACTCAGAATTAGTTGAATGGTTTAGAGTGGTGGAACAGCCGCTTATTGCAGGATTTTTCACTCCCTTGTTGAGGAAGTGGTCTATGGAATATGCAGGAAG TGGTGTTGCAGGGATGGTTGTGGCTATAAGCTGCTGTGCTGCAGTGGCTAAATTGGGTTACGGTCGTGTTAAGTGCCCTTATTTTGCATTTTCACTTGGTGATGTAATTGTAGAGCTCATGGATCACTCACACAGTCTTGTGTCAGTGGAAAGACTACATAACTTAGCTACCGAGGCAGGGTTTGAATTGGATTTCCTGTCCCATTTCGGTAGAAAGGTTCTGCTGAGCAACAAAAGTGAAGAGGTAGAATTTTGGATTGGGTTGGCTTATAAAAAACTATCAACGGCATTCAACAAAGAAAGTATGATCCTAGGCAAGCAGAATTTTCATCACAAG GTTCAAGGAGATACTTTGGCTATCTTAGGACTTTTTGCATATCTTGGGAGAAGGACTAGATTATTCTTGTCAAGGATGGGCATAAAGGATCTTGATGAGCTAGTTAAGGACTTCCTCAG CTACTTGGAGTGTGGTAGCCTTTTCATTCACCCAGAGCTTTCTTCCATAGCAGTTTATCAACACTTCATGGAG GTGGTGACTGATGAAATTGGATGGCTTGATTTCTATGCTGCATGTCCTCCGAAAAGAAGTCAAGAGAGGCGAAAAGGCAAACTGCATGCCATCCAGGCAGAGAAAGAGATTGCTCTGTCTGCTGTTTTTACTGTATGCTATGATGTTTTCTCTGGGTTTGCTCACTTCAGTCGTTCAACTCAACAGTCCTTAGACACTCATTTGCTAGACTTCTTGCTCCACAG CCAGAGCTTGCTAACTGTTTGTTTGGAAGACTACTGGGCTGCTTATGATAAATCATG caGTGAGTTGTTTAAGATTACAGAACCTGGTGCTCGTCGCACATCATTTGTAGGATCCATAGTTGCATCCAAGTTATCTGTAACAATGGAGGCGCAACAAGAGCCAAGTATCTTGACAACGTCAGAAGATTGTCAAAATTATAATCCTCAACGCAGGCTTAACCTGAGAAAG GATTCCCCCTCTCCCGGGACGGAAACTATAAGCTCTATGGAGGAGGGAAGTGCCACGAAAGCAAAATATCATCAGCGAAGTTTAGTTAGGAAGTATAGCAACAAGCTGGTATCTACAAGCTCC gatATATTGATGGGTACTCAGTTGCTTATCATAGACATAACGACTTCCGCAGAGCTACTCCTCAAACAATTGCGTGGCCACAAGGTTACAAGGCTGgaaagaaaaaagttgaaaagaaCGCTAAATGACATTACTTCACTTATACCAGTTACAATTCTCATGTTACTTCCT GTATCAGCTGTAGGTCATGCTGCCATGCTAGCAGCAATCAACAAGTACATACCTGGCCTG ATTCCATCTCCATATTCTTCGGAGCGGCTGGATGTCGTGAAACAACTAAAGAGAACCAAGAAGATGGAAGTAATTAGGACATGGAACAACCTTGAAGATCCATCTTCTAGAATAAC GTTTAGGAGGATCAAAGTCAAATGTCGTGACAAGAACAAGCACATTCCATGTGAGGCACATAAGCACATCTCCAACGAAAAAAGATCGTTCTTGGCTGAGGACAAGAATCTGGTGCACAAAAGGTAG